The following proteins come from a genomic window of Lycium ferocissimum isolate CSIRO_LF1 chromosome 4, AGI_CSIRO_Lferr_CH_V1, whole genome shotgun sequence:
- the LOC132052160 gene encoding glutamate receptor 2.8-like isoform X2, which yields MQNPRCHFLILFIQLVSIISFCHYVMLIRGEDETSPAKVDVGIILDLETVVAKVIHISILLALSDYHAAASRSTIRIVPHLRDSKKDDVEAASAAIYLLKDVQVQAIFGPQLSTQTDFVIDIGYRAKVPIISPATSPSLSVKENPFFIRGALPSSSQTKAIAAIVKNYDWRQVVIIYEDSSYGTGIVPHLTDALLEINTLVSYRSVISPSANDDQIFKELYNLNTMQTRVFVVHLQPYLASRLFLKAKESGMMSSGYAWIITDVLTSLLDSVDPSVIESSMQGVLGIKPYVPRSNELNNFTKRWRKRFRQEYPDMDPVELNVFGLWAYDSITALAKAVEKVGTTAIPKLKKADSREKLTDLDALGTSELGSLLLESMQNLTLKTGLSGEFRIIDGELQPSPYEIVNIIGKGERSVGFWTEKDGVSYKLKMNVKTAKSNNKQLGTIIWPGESTIVPRGWEIPTSAKKLRVGVPVKGGLEQFIKVEIDSKTRAVTATGFAPDVFEEVIQSLLYAVPYEYIPFPIAHSPTSQDYDDLVKKIFSQEYDAVVGDVTILASRLEYVDFTLPFSESGISAVVPVRDDERKNAWIFLKPLKSELWITTGAFFVFIGFVVWVLEHRVNKEFRGPKREQIGMIFWFSFSTLIFAHRERVTSNLTRFVLIVWVFVVLVLTSSYTANLTSMLTVQQLQPTITDLYDLIKKGEYVGYQEGSFVKDVLKRMKFDSSKLRSYSTLEEYNDALSRGSKNGGVGAIVDELPYLRLFLNKYCRKYIMIGPTYKAAGFGFAFPKGSPLVPDVSRQLLKVMEGELMNNIIRKWFGNETECPQKDIMVIASDSLTLDSFKGLFLIAGVSAGSALFVFLLIFLYQNREILATDDSVWQKLSAIAKVFDKEKDNSNSQLEKPEANEGQTATLFVASEASPEILPDIPWQSPEIRISDGLGASPAAEGFSTTEPGSPVHETITRTTEER from the exons ATGCAAAATCCAAGATGCCACTTCctaattcttttcattcaaCTTGTCTCCATCATTAGCTTTTGCCACTACGTAATGCTAATAAGAGGTGAAGATGAAACTAGTCCTGCAAAGGTGGATGTCGGTATAATTCTTGATCTGGAAACAGTTGTGGCAAAAGTAATACACATATCTATCTTACTAGCTCTTTCAGATTACCATGCCGCTGCTAGTCGCAGTACCATTAGGATAGTTCCTCACTTGAGGGATTCCAAGAAAGATGATGTTGAAGCAGCATCCGCTG CCATATACTTGCTAAAGGATGTCCAAGTACAAGCTATCTTTGGGCCACAACTGTCTACACAAACTGATTTTGTGATTGACATAGGGTACAGAGCAAAAGTCCCTATCATTTCTCCAGCAACAAGTCCTTCACTTTCAGTCAAAGAAAATCCCTTCTTCATCAGAGGAGCACTTCCTTCTTCCAGCCAGACTAAAGCCATTGCAGCAATTGTTAAAAACTATGATTGGAGGCAGGTAGTAATCATCTACGAGGATAGCTCCTATGGAACTGGAATAGTTCCACATCTGACTGATGCCTTACTGGAAATCAACACTTTAGTCTCCTATAGAAGTGTTATTTCTCCTTCAGCCAATGATGATCAAATCTTCAAGGAGCTATACAATTTGAATACAATGCAGACCAGGGTGTTCGTCGTGCACTTGCAACCATATCTTGCATCACGCCTTTTCCTCAAGGCCAAAGAATCCGGGATGATGAGCAGTGGATATGCATGGATCATCACAGATGTGCTAACGAGTCTTCTGGACTCGGTAGATCCTTCAGTGATTGAGTCATCAATGCAAGGTGTTCTTGGTATAAAGCCTTATGTTCCGAGATCAAATGAGCTTAACAATTTCACCAAGAGATGGAGAAAGAGATTTCGTCAAGAGTATCCAGACATGGACCCAGTTGAACTCAATGTTTTCGGACTATGGGCATATGATAGCATCACTGCATTAGCAAAAGCAGTAGAGAAAGTGGGCACTACTGCTATCCCAAAATTGAAGAAAGCAGACTCTAGAGAGAAATTAACAGACTTAGATGCACTTGGAACCTCAGAATTGGGATCTCTGCTCCTTGAGTCTATGCAAAACTTAACGCTAAAAACAGGACTAAGTGGTGAATTCCGTATCATTGACGGAGAATTGCAGCCATCCCCATATGAGATTGTGAATATAATTGGGAAAGGAGAGAGAAGCGTTGGATTCTGGACGGAGAAGGATGGTGTTTCGTATAAACTGAAGATGAATGTTAAAACAGCTAAAAGTAATAATAAACAACTAGGGACCATCATTTGGCCCGGTGAATCTACTATTGTTCCAAGAGGCTGGGAAATACCCACAAGTGCGAAGAAGTTAAGGGTTGGAGTTCCTGTCAAAGGAGGGCTGGAGCAATTCATTAAAGTGGAAATAGATTCGAAAACACGAGCAGTAACTGCAACTGGTTTCGCTCCAGATGTCTTCGAAGAAGTCATCCAATCTTTGCTGTACGCTGTCCCTTATGAATATATTCCATTTCCAATAGCACATAGCCCCACTTCTCAAGACTATGATGATCTTGTTAAGAAGATCTTTTCTCAG GAATATGATGCAGTTGTAGGTGATGTCACCATTTTAGCGAGCCGATTGGAGTATGTGGATTTCACATTACCTTTTTCAGAGTCGGGTATTTCTGCAGTTGTGCCAGTAAGGGATGATGAGAGGAAGAATgcttggattttcttgaaacCTCTAAAGAGCGAGCTTTGGATTACAACTGGAGCATTCTTTGTCTTCATTGGTTTTGTGGTTTGGGTACTCGAACATCGTGTAAACAAAGAGTTTCGGGGACCCAAACGCGAGCAAATTgggatgatattctggttttcATTCTCAACTCTCATTTTTGCTCACA GAGAGAGGGTAACAAGCAACTTAACAAGATTTGTGCTGATTGTGTGGGTTTTCGTGGTTCTGGTGCTGACATCCAGTTATACAGCGAACTTAACATCTATGTTAACAGTGCAACAGCTCCAACCTACTATAACAGACCTCTATGATCTCATCAAAAAGGGAGAATATGTTgggtaccaagaaggttccttTGTCAAAGACGTCTTGAAGCGAATGAAATTCGACAGCTCCAAGTTAAGAAGTTATAGCACATTGGAAGAGTATAATGATGCCCTCTCAAGAGGAAGCAAAAATGGAGGTGTAGGTGCAATTGTTGATGAACTACCTTATCTCAGACTCTTCCTCAACAAGTACTGCAGGAAGTATATTATGATCGGTCCGACATACAAGGCTGCTGGCTTTGGATTC GCATTTCCAAAAGGATCTCCTTTGGTACCTGACGTCTCAAGACAACTCTTGAAGGTGATGGAGGGAGAGTTAATGAATAACATAATACGGAAATGGTTTGGGAATGAAACAGAATGTCCACAGAAAGATATAATGGTTATAGCATCTGATAGCCTCACACTAGATAGTTTTAAGGGCCTTTTCCTCATAGCTGGTGTATCAGCAGGCTCCGCTCTTTTCGTATTCCTCCTCATCTTCCTTTATCAGAATAGAGAAATCTTAGCCACTGATGATTCAGTATGGCAAAAGCTTTCTGCAATAGCAAAAGTCTTTGATAAAGAGAAAGATAACTCTAATTCTCAGTTGGAAAAGCCAGAAGCCAATGAAGGCCAAACGGCTACACTGTTTGTAGCAAGTGAAGCTTCCCCTGAAATATTGCCCGATATTCCTTGGCAAAGCCCAGAAATCAGAATTTCCGACGGCCTAGGAGCATCCCCTGCAGCTGAAGGTTTCTCAACAACAGAACCTGGATCTCCAGTTCATGAAACCATCACACGGACAACTGAAGAGAGATGA
- the LOC132052160 gene encoding glutamate receptor 2.8-like isoform X3, with product MQNPRCHFLILFIQLVSIISFCHYVMLIRGEDETSPAKVDVGIILDLETVVAKVIHISILLALSDYHAAASRSTIRIVPHLRDSKKDDVEAASAAIYLLKDVQVQAIFGPQLSTQTDFVIDIGYRAKVPIISPATSPSLSVKENPFFIRGALPSSSQTKAIAAIVKNYDWRQVVIIYEDSSYGTGIVPHLTDALLEINTLVSYRSVISPSANDDQIFKELYNLNTMQTRVFVVHLQPYLASRLFLKAKESGMMSSGYAWIITDVLTSLLDSVDPSVIESSMQGVLGIKPYVPRSNELNNFTKRWRKRFRQEYPDMDPVELNVFGLWAYDSITALAKAVEKVGTTAIPKLKKADSREKLTDLDALGTSELGSLLLESMQNLTLKTGLSGEFRIIDGELQPSPYEIVNIIGKGERSVGFWTEKDGVSYKLKMNVKTAKSNNKQLGTIIWPGESTIVPRGWEIPTSAKKLRVGVPVKGGLEQFIKVEIDSKTRAVTATGFAPDVFEEVIQSLLYAVPYEYIPFPIAHSPTSQDYDDLVKKIFSQEYDAVVGDVTILASRLEYVDFTLPFSESGISAVVPVRDDERKNAWIFLKPLKSELWITTGAFFVFIGFVVWVLEHRVNKEFRGPKREQIGMIFWFSFSTLIFAHRERVTSNLTRFVLIVWVFVVLVLTSSYTANLTSMLTVQQLQPTITDLYDLIKKGEYVGYQEGSFVKDVLKRMKFDSSKLRSYSTLEEYNDALSRGSKNGGVGAIVDELPYLRLFLNKYCRKYIMIGPTYKAAGFGFVRSSHSSISKRISFGT from the exons ATGCAAAATCCAAGATGCCACTTCctaattcttttcattcaaCTTGTCTCCATCATTAGCTTTTGCCACTACGTAATGCTAATAAGAGGTGAAGATGAAACTAGTCCTGCAAAGGTGGATGTCGGTATAATTCTTGATCTGGAAACAGTTGTGGCAAAAGTAATACACATATCTATCTTACTAGCTCTTTCAGATTACCATGCCGCTGCTAGTCGCAGTACCATTAGGATAGTTCCTCACTTGAGGGATTCCAAGAAAGATGATGTTGAAGCAGCATCCGCTG CCATATACTTGCTAAAGGATGTCCAAGTACAAGCTATCTTTGGGCCACAACTGTCTACACAAACTGATTTTGTGATTGACATAGGGTACAGAGCAAAAGTCCCTATCATTTCTCCAGCAACAAGTCCTTCACTTTCAGTCAAAGAAAATCCCTTCTTCATCAGAGGAGCACTTCCTTCTTCCAGCCAGACTAAAGCCATTGCAGCAATTGTTAAAAACTATGATTGGAGGCAGGTAGTAATCATCTACGAGGATAGCTCCTATGGAACTGGAATAGTTCCACATCTGACTGATGCCTTACTGGAAATCAACACTTTAGTCTCCTATAGAAGTGTTATTTCTCCTTCAGCCAATGATGATCAAATCTTCAAGGAGCTATACAATTTGAATACAATGCAGACCAGGGTGTTCGTCGTGCACTTGCAACCATATCTTGCATCACGCCTTTTCCTCAAGGCCAAAGAATCCGGGATGATGAGCAGTGGATATGCATGGATCATCACAGATGTGCTAACGAGTCTTCTGGACTCGGTAGATCCTTCAGTGATTGAGTCATCAATGCAAGGTGTTCTTGGTATAAAGCCTTATGTTCCGAGATCAAATGAGCTTAACAATTTCACCAAGAGATGGAGAAAGAGATTTCGTCAAGAGTATCCAGACATGGACCCAGTTGAACTCAATGTTTTCGGACTATGGGCATATGATAGCATCACTGCATTAGCAAAAGCAGTAGAGAAAGTGGGCACTACTGCTATCCCAAAATTGAAGAAAGCAGACTCTAGAGAGAAATTAACAGACTTAGATGCACTTGGAACCTCAGAATTGGGATCTCTGCTCCTTGAGTCTATGCAAAACTTAACGCTAAAAACAGGACTAAGTGGTGAATTCCGTATCATTGACGGAGAATTGCAGCCATCCCCATATGAGATTGTGAATATAATTGGGAAAGGAGAGAGAAGCGTTGGATTCTGGACGGAGAAGGATGGTGTTTCGTATAAACTGAAGATGAATGTTAAAACAGCTAAAAGTAATAATAAACAACTAGGGACCATCATTTGGCCCGGTGAATCTACTATTGTTCCAAGAGGCTGGGAAATACCCACAAGTGCGAAGAAGTTAAGGGTTGGAGTTCCTGTCAAAGGAGGGCTGGAGCAATTCATTAAAGTGGAAATAGATTCGAAAACACGAGCAGTAACTGCAACTGGTTTCGCTCCAGATGTCTTCGAAGAAGTCATCCAATCTTTGCTGTACGCTGTCCCTTATGAATATATTCCATTTCCAATAGCACATAGCCCCACTTCTCAAGACTATGATGATCTTGTTAAGAAGATCTTTTCTCAG GAATATGATGCAGTTGTAGGTGATGTCACCATTTTAGCGAGCCGATTGGAGTATGTGGATTTCACATTACCTTTTTCAGAGTCGGGTATTTCTGCAGTTGTGCCAGTAAGGGATGATGAGAGGAAGAATgcttggattttcttgaaacCTCTAAAGAGCGAGCTTTGGATTACAACTGGAGCATTCTTTGTCTTCATTGGTTTTGTGGTTTGGGTACTCGAACATCGTGTAAACAAAGAGTTTCGGGGACCCAAACGCGAGCAAATTgggatgatattctggttttcATTCTCAACTCTCATTTTTGCTCACA GAGAGAGGGTAACAAGCAACTTAACAAGATTTGTGCTGATTGTGTGGGTTTTCGTGGTTCTGGTGCTGACATCCAGTTATACAGCGAACTTAACATCTATGTTAACAGTGCAACAGCTCCAACCTACTATAACAGACCTCTATGATCTCATCAAAAAGGGAGAATATGTTgggtaccaagaaggttccttTGTCAAAGACGTCTTGAAGCGAATGAAATTCGACAGCTCCAAGTTAAGAAGTTATAGCACATTGGAAGAGTATAATGATGCCCTCTCAAGAGGAAGCAAAAATGGAGGTGTAGGTGCAATTGTTGATGAACTACCTTATCTCAGACTCTTCCTCAACAAGTACTGCAGGAAGTATATTATGATCGGTCCGACATACAAGGCTGCTGGCTTTGGATTCGTAAGATCGTCGCACTCCA GCATTTCCAAAAGGATCTCCTTTGGTACCTGA
- the LOC132052160 gene encoding glutamate receptor 2.8-like isoform X4, whose protein sequence is MQNPRCHFLILFIQLVSIISFCHYVMLIRGEDETSPAKVDVGIILDLETVVAKVIHISILLALSDYHAAASRSTIRIVPHLRDSKKDDVEAASAAIYLLKDVQVQAIFGPQLSTQTDFVIDIGYRAKVPIISPATSPSLSVKENPFFIRGALPSSSQTKAIAAIVKNYDWRQVVIIYEDSSYGTGIVPHLTDALLEINTLVSYRSVISPSANDDQIFKELYNLNTMQTRVFVVHLQPYLASRLFLKAKESGMMSSGYAWIITDVLTSLLDSVDPSVIESSMQGVLGIKPYVPRSNELNNFTKRWRKRFRQEYPDMDPVELNVFGLWAYDSITALAKAVEKVGTTAIPKLKKADSREKLTDLDALGTSELGSLLLESMQNLTLKTGLSGEFRIIDGELQPSPYEIVNIIGKGERSVGFWTEKDGVSYKLKMNVKTAKSNNKQLGTIIWPGESTIVPRGWEIPTSAKKLRVGVPVKGGLEQFIKVEIDSKTRAVTATGFAPDVFEEVIQSLLYAVPYEYIPFPIAHSPTSQDYDDLVKKIFSQEYDAVVGDVTILASRLEYVDFTLPFSESGISAVVPVRDDERKNAWIFLKPLKSELWITTGAFFVFIGFVVWVLEHRVNKEFRGPKREQIGMIFWFSFSTLIFAHRERVTSNLTRFVLIVWVFVVLVLTSSYTANLTSMLTVQQLQPTITDLYDLIKKGEYVGYQEGSFVKDVLKRMKFDSSKLRSYSTLEEYNDALSRGSKNGGVGAIVDELPYLRLFLNKYCRKYIMIGPTYKAAGFGFVRSSHSSISKRISFGT, encoded by the exons ATGCAAAATCCAAGATGCCACTTCctaattcttttcattcaaCTTGTCTCCATCATTAGCTTTTGCCACTACGTAATGCTAATAAGAGGTGAAGATGAAACTAGTCCTGCAAAGGTGGATGTCGGTATAATTCTTGATCTGGAAACAGTTGTGGCAAAAGTAATACACATATCTATCTTACTAGCTCTTTCAGATTACCATGCCGCTGCTAGTCGCAGTACCATTAGGATAGTTCCTCACTTGAGGGATTCCAAGAAAGATGATGTTGAAGCAGCATCCGCTG CCATATACTTGCTAAAGGATGTCCAAGTACAAGCTATCTTTGGGCCACAACTGTCTACACAAACTGATTTTGTGATTGACATAGGGTACAGAGCAAAAGTCCCTATCATTTCTCCAGCAACAAGTCCTTCACTTTCAGTCAAAGAAAATCCCTTCTTCATCAGAGGAGCACTTCCTTCTTCCAGCCAGACTAAAGCCATTGCAGCAATTGTTAAAAACTATGATTGGAGGCAGGTAGTAATCATCTACGAGGATAGCTCCTATGGAACTGGAATAGTTCCACATCTGACTGATGCCTTACTGGAAATCAACACTTTAGTCTCCTATAGAAGTGTTATTTCTCCTTCAGCCAATGATGATCAAATCTTCAAGGAGCTATACAATTTGAATACAATGCAGACCAGGGTGTTCGTCGTGCACTTGCAACCATATCTTGCATCACGCCTTTTCCTCAAGGCCAAAGAATCCGGGATGATGAGCAGTGGATATGCATGGATCATCACAGATGTGCTAACGAGTCTTCTGGACTCGGTAGATCCTTCAGTGATTGAGTCATCAATGCAAGGTGTTCTTGGTATAAAGCCTTATGTTCCGAGATCAAATGAGCTTAACAATTTCACCAAGAGATGGAGAAAGAGATTTCGTCAAGAGTATCCAGACATGGACCCAGTTGAACTCAATGTTTTCGGACTATGGGCATATGATAGCATCACTGCATTAGCAAAAGCAGTAGAGAAAGTGGGCACTACTGCTATCCCAAAATTGAAGAAAGCAGACTCTAGAGAGAAATTAACAGACTTAGATGCACTTGGAACCTCAGAATTGGGATCTCTGCTCCTTGAGTCTATGCAAAACTTAACGCTAAAAACAGGACTAAGTGGTGAATTCCGTATCATTGACGGAGAATTGCAGCCATCCCCATATGAGATTGTGAATATAATTGGGAAAGGAGAGAGAAGCGTTGGATTCTGGACGGAGAAGGATGGTGTTTCGTATAAACTGAAGATGAATGTTAAAACAGCTAAAAGTAATAATAAACAACTAGGGACCATCATTTGGCCCGGTGAATCTACTATTGTTCCAAGAGGCTGGGAAATACCCACAAGTGCGAAGAAGTTAAGGGTTGGAGTTCCTGTCAAAGGAGGGCTGGAGCAATTCATTAAAGTGGAAATAGATTCGAAAACACGAGCAGTAACTGCAACTGGTTTCGCTCCAGATGTCTTCGAAGAAGTCATCCAATCTTTGCTGTACGCTGTCCCTTATGAATATATTCCATTTCCAATAGCACATAGCCCCACTTCTCAAGACTATGATGATCTTGTTAAGAAGATCTTTTCTCAG GAATATGATGCAGTTGTAGGTGATGTCACCATTTTAGCGAGCCGATTGGAGTATGTGGATTTCACATTACCTTTTTCAGAGTCGGGTATTTCTGCAGTTGTGCCAGTAAGGGATGATGAGAGGAAGAATgcttggattttcttgaaacCTCTAAAGAGCGAGCTTTGGATTACAACTGGAGCATTCTTTGTCTTCATTGGTTTTGTGGTTTGGGTACTCGAACATCGTGTAAACAAAGAGTTTCGGGGACCCAAACGCGAGCAAATTgggatgatattctggttttcATTCTCAACTCTCATTTTTGCTCACA GAGAGAGGGTAACAAGCAACTTAACAAGATTTGTGCTGATTGTGTGGGTTTTCGTGGTTCTGGTGCTGACATCCAGTTATACAGCGAACTTAACATCTATGTTAACAGTGCAACAGCTCCAACCTACTATAACAGACCTCTATGATCTCATCAAAAAGGGAGAATATGTTgggtaccaagaaggttccttTGTCAAAGACGTCTTGAAGCGAATGAAATTCGACAGCTCCAAGTTAAGAAGTTATAGCACATTGGAAGAGTATAATGATGCCCTCTCAAGAGGAAGCAAAAATGGAGGTGTAGGTGCAATTGTTGATGAACTACCTTATCTCAGACTCTTCCTCAACAAGTACTGCAGGAAGTATATTATGATCGGTCCGACATACAAGGCTGCTGGCTTTGGATTCGTAAGATCGTCGCACTCCA